From a single Endozoicomonas euniceicola genomic region:
- a CDS encoding inorganic phosphate transporter, translated as MSIIAEYGTILLALACLFGFFMAWGVGANDVANAMGTSVGSKALTIKQAICIAILLEFAGAYLAGGSVTDTIRKGIIDPNISLLVENPHLLVYGMMAALLAAGTWLLVATHYGWPVSTTHSIIGAIVGFAAVGISTEAVNWSKVSSIVASWVVSPLMSGTLAFMIFMSVQKLILDTDNPFKNAKRYVPVYMFLVGFMMSMVTLVKGLKHIGLPLDYNQSIILAFGIGLLVMIAGKASLTKIKEDVQADKAFHFSSVEKVFGVMMIFTACSMAFAHGSNDVANAVGPLAAIASIIGSGGEIAGKAGMPSWVLLLGAAGIVVGLATYGYRVMATIGTHITELTPSRGFAAELAAASTVVLASGTGLPVSTTHTLVGAVLGVGLARGIGALNLKVIGTIFMSWLITLPAGAFLAIVYYHCLYLIFG; from the coding sequence ATGAGCATTATCGCAGAATATGGCACGATACTGCTGGCGCTGGCCTGCCTGTTTGGTTTCTTTATGGCCTGGGGGGTTGGAGCCAACGACGTTGCCAATGCCATGGGCACCTCAGTCGGATCAAAAGCCCTGACCATCAAACAGGCCATTTGCATCGCCATCCTGCTGGAGTTTGCAGGAGCCTACCTGGCCGGCGGATCAGTGACCGACACCATTCGCAAAGGCATTATTGACCCTAATATATCGTTACTGGTGGAAAATCCCCATTTACTGGTTTACGGCATGATGGCTGCCCTGCTGGCCGCAGGCACCTGGTTGCTGGTCGCCACCCATTACGGCTGGCCCGTTTCAACCACACACTCGATCATTGGTGCCATAGTAGGGTTTGCAGCGGTTGGCATTTCGACTGAAGCGGTAAACTGGAGCAAAGTGTCTTCCATTGTCGCCAGTTGGGTTGTATCACCCCTTATGTCCGGCACTCTCGCTTTCATGATTTTCATGAGCGTGCAGAAGCTGATTCTGGATACCGACAACCCTTTCAAAAACGCTAAACGCTATGTCCCTGTCTACATGTTTCTGGTCGGTTTCATGATGTCCATGGTGACACTGGTGAAAGGGCTGAAGCATATTGGCTTACCACTGGATTACAACCAGAGCATTATTCTCGCCTTTGGCATCGGCCTGCTGGTTATGATCGCAGGTAAAGCTTCGCTGACCAAAATCAAGGAGGATGTTCAGGCTGACAAGGCATTTCACTTCTCCAGTGTTGAGAAAGTGTTTGGTGTCATGATGATTTTCACTGCCTGCTCCATGGCGTTTGCCCACGGTTCCAATGATGTTGCCAATGCCGTTGGGCCTCTGGCAGCCATTGCCAGCATCATTGGCAGCGGTGGCGAAATAGCCGGAAAAGCCGGTATGCCAAGCTGGGTATTGCTGCTGGGGGCGGCAGGCATTGTTGTTGGACTCGCCACCTATGGCTACCGGGTAATGGCCACCATTGGCACCCATATCACCGAACTGACACCCAGTCGTGGCTTTGCCGCAGAACTGGCGGCGGCGTCTACGGTGGTTCTGGCTTCTGGAACAGGCTTACCGGTCTCTACCACTCATACACTGGTCGGAGCGGTTCTGGGCGTTGGTCTTGCCCGGGGAATTGGTGCCCTTAACCTGAAAGTGATTGGCACCATATTCATGTCCTGGCTGATTACCCTGCCTGCCGGCGCCTTTCTGGCGATTGTTTATTATCACTGCCTGTACTTGATCTTTGGCTGA
- a CDS encoding acetate and sugar kinases/Hsc70/actin family protein, protein MLLLPLRLFWVFCKLKGKIAYLNFFSALPKKLQHLTILLLLPLSFIVFAKEFSSKDVQKYQEIRKIVVLDDGSTGSRLVSFLFGRNFKHEEFRLIKQSPMHEAGVLSLENGGVDDKSAQLIAGLLKKDDCGDKCKSYFFLGATAGRRADEESARKMFRMIREKLKQLGINEKKYDIEMKVLDGSMEGAYNWLAVNYIYGRLDHSEQSYGIVELGGKSAQLAFSLKTKIDTDDTVVLKNKILHPEKSEDKALLSFEHGLIQKNNNEVITESKMGFGLNLAYKNYEQKFAEAETRPCERRHKNYFECQQAMDSLFSKEDDESKHAKRLFWRSDEEAVDWRMPDTYYLSGYFYDYTVHMGLRSHLTLRQLEEAAKYACQDRNETDDGTNLLSTFETELPQPVKPRVVTKPSDFQYSGSIQEINRERFCGTLTYMVSLLKHFGIKSNHNLVIVKSFVLEGKPYPATWTPGYAYAKANEYEINHKISTTHPFIRVNKSQFRMY, encoded by the coding sequence ATGCTTTTATTACCTTTACGGCTTTTTTGGGTGTTCTGCAAATTAAAAGGAAAAATAGCGTACTTGAATTTTTTTTCAGCTCTCCCCAAAAAGTTACAGCACCTTACTATTCTCTTGCTATTGCCCCTATCGTTTATTGTTTTTGCTAAAGAATTTTCTTCTAAAGATGTACAGAAATATCAGGAAATCCGTAAAATTGTTGTGCTGGATGATGGCAGTACAGGGTCAAGGTTGGTGTCTTTTTTGTTTGGCAGAAATTTTAAGCATGAAGAGTTTCGCTTAATAAAACAGTCACCAATGCATGAAGCTGGTGTGCTTAGTCTGGAGAATGGTGGAGTTGATGATAAGTCTGCACAACTCATAGCAGGCCTACTGAAAAAAGATGATTGTGGCGATAAGTGCAAGTCATATTTTTTTCTTGGAGCTACAGCCGGTAGAAGAGCGGATGAAGAGTCTGCCAGGAAAATGTTCAGAATGATCAGGGAAAAACTTAAACAACTTGGTATCAATGAAAAAAAATATGATATTGAAATGAAAGTACTTGATGGTTCAATGGAAGGTGCCTACAACTGGCTGGCAGTGAATTACATTTATGGGCGCTTGGATCATTCTGAACAGTCTTACGGTATTGTTGAGTTGGGTGGGAAATCTGCTCAATTGGCTTTTAGCCTGAAAACAAAAATAGACACTGACGACACTGTAGTATTAAAAAACAAGATTTTGCATCCTGAAAAAAGTGAAGATAAAGCTTTGCTGTCTTTTGAACATGGTCTTATTCAGAAAAATAATAACGAAGTAATTACAGAATCAAAAATGGGGTTTGGATTAAATCTGGCCTATAAAAACTATGAGCAAAAATTTGCAGAGGCAGAGACTCGACCTTGTGAAAGGAGGCATAAAAACTACTTTGAATGCCAACAAGCGATGGATAGCCTGTTTTCAAAAGAAGATGATGAATCCAAACATGCAAAACGACTTTTCTGGCGGTCTGACGAAGAGGCTGTTGATTGGAGAATGCCAGACACTTATTATCTGAGTGGTTACTTTTACGACTATACCGTACATATGGGGCTTCGTTCTCACCTGACCTTGCGGCAGCTTGAAGAGGCTGCGAAATATGCCTGTCAAGATAGAAATGAAACGGATGATGGCACTAATCTGCTTTCTACTTTTGAAACAGAACTTCCACAGCCTGTTAAGCCGAGAGTCGTCACTAAACCGTCTGATTTTCAATACAGCGGTTCAATTCAGGAAATTAACAGGGAAAGATTTTGTGGCACCTTGACGTACATGGTTTCTCTGCTGAAGCATTTTGGCATAAAATCGAATCATAACCTGGTTATTGTTAAGTCCTTTGTACTGGAAGGAAAACCTTATCCCGCCACCTGGACACCAGGCTATGCCTATGCCAAAGCCAATGAATACGAAATAAATCATAAGATATCTACAACCCACCCCTTCATCAGGGTAAATAAGTCGCAGTTCAGAATGTACTGA
- a CDS encoding CYTH domain-containing protein, with translation MSFETELKLSLSENSISQLKTHSFWKKFAVEDPKTFHLGNIYYDTADRALNQARVALRIREKNGEYFQTLKTKGESINGLTRRGEWEWSISGNQLDFSGLSRVWPESLREITPDQLHPLFATDFDRTVWLVEYNGARVEVALDLGLVKSGDARSPICELELELIEGDESVLQQIAGELGQDIQLMPFDKSKAERGFELLYER, from the coding sequence ATGAGTTTTGAAACCGAGTTAAAATTGTCGCTGTCTGAAAACTCTATTTCGCAGCTTAAGACCCATTCGTTCTGGAAAAAGTTCGCTGTTGAAGACCCAAAAACTTTTCATCTGGGCAATATTTACTATGACACGGCGGACAGGGCTCTGAATCAGGCCAGAGTGGCACTGCGTATTCGTGAAAAAAATGGTGAATACTTTCAAACCCTTAAGACCAAAGGAGAGAGTATTAACGGGCTGACCCGTCGTGGTGAATGGGAATGGAGTATTTCGGGGAATCAACTGGACTTCTCAGGGCTTTCCAGGGTCTGGCCTGAGTCCCTGCGGGAAATTACTCCGGATCAGCTGCACCCTCTGTTTGCGACGGATTTTGATCGAACCGTCTGGCTGGTTGAATACAACGGGGCAAGGGTTGAAGTGGCCCTGGATCTGGGGCTGGTTAAAAGTGGTGATGCCCGTTCCCCGATCTGTGAGCTGGAACTGGAATTAATAGAAGGCGATGAATCCGTCCTGCAACAGATAGCCGGTGAGCTGGGGCAGGATATCCAGTTGATGCCTTTTGACAAGAGTAAGGCGGAACGGGGCTTTGAACTGCTTTACGAAAGGTAG
- a CDS encoding TIGR00153 family protein translates to MPSNLLSSVFGRSPIGPIQKHITKAHECAMELEPFFIAAFDGDWKQVELIQQKIVQLEHEADDIKRNVRLSLPNSLFLPVPRTDLLEIVTVQDKVANRAKDIAGIVLGRRMVIPPEIRTAFLNYLKRSIATSAQALRAMDELDELVETGFKGREVNLVEQLIDELDRIESETDEHQVEVRKILFRLEKDLPPVDVVFLYKIIDWVGDLADRASRVGSYLQLLLAR, encoded by the coding sequence ATGCCTAGCAACTTACTGTCCAGTGTATTTGGCCGGTCTCCCATTGGCCCGATACAAAAGCACATAACCAAGGCGCATGAATGCGCCATGGAACTGGAACCCTTTTTTATTGCAGCTTTCGATGGCGACTGGAAGCAAGTTGAATTAATACAGCAGAAAATTGTGCAACTGGAACATGAAGCAGACGATATAAAAAGGAATGTCAGACTGTCCCTGCCTAACAGTCTGTTCCTGCCCGTTCCCCGCACTGACCTGCTTGAAATTGTCACGGTACAGGACAAAGTCGCCAATCGTGCCAAAGATATTGCCGGTATTGTGTTGGGTCGTCGCATGGTCATTCCGCCCGAAATCCGGACTGCCTTTCTCAACTATCTAAAGCGCTCTATTGCGACCTCAGCCCAGGCACTCCGCGCCATGGACGAGTTGGATGAGCTGGTTGAAACCGGCTTTAAGGGAAGGGAAGTCAATCTTGTAGAACAGTTAATTGATGAACTGGATCGTATTGAAAGTGAAACTGATGAGCATCAAGTTGAAGTCCGAAAAATACTGTTCAGGCTGGAAAAAGACCTGCCTCCCGTGGACGTCGTCTTCCTTTACAAAATCATTGACTGGGTTGGGGACCTTGCAGACCGCGCCTCCCGCGTGGGCAGCTATCTCCAGTTACTTCTTGCCCGTTAA
- a CDS encoding RNA-guided endonuclease InsQ/TnpB family protein, producing the protein MLRATKVRIYPTSEQAEFLDRQFDAVRFVWNKALAIKVHYYKARGQSLSPKKHLKPLLAKAKKSRKYSWLKNADSIALQQATINLDTAFQNFFNPKLQARFPRFKKKHGKQSSYHCTSVSVGDNWIKIPKCKPIRAKVHREIVGKVKSITLSRTLTGKYFASILADDTQEQPKQIDNLEANQVVGVDMGITDLAITSTGHKTGNPRFLKKAQRNLKRKQQALSRCKKGSKGRHKARLLVAKAHERVAFARNDFQHKLSKQLIDENQAVIVETLKVKNMLKNKRLARSIADAGWHSLITKLEYKAKQEGKHLVKIDQWFASSKTCSVCDLKQEKMPLRIRSWECSCGAIHDRDINAARNIKKQGILKLKAEGLSVSADGGLRKSGILSVAA; encoded by the coding sequence ATGCTGAGAGCCACCAAAGTACGAATCTATCCAACATCAGAGCAGGCGGAATTTCTCGACCGTCAGTTTGATGCTGTGCGGTTCGTATGGAACAAGGCCCTGGCTATTAAGGTTCATTATTACAAGGCTCGTGGGCAGAGCCTTTCTCCCAAAAAACACCTGAAGCCCTTGCTGGCAAAAGCCAAGAAAAGCCGAAAGTACTCATGGCTGAAAAACGCTGACTCTATTGCACTGCAACAGGCCACTATCAATCTGGATACGGCCTTTCAAAACTTTTTCAATCCCAAATTGCAGGCAAGATTTCCTCGCTTCAAGAAAAAGCATGGCAAGCAAAGTAGCTACCATTGTACGTCTGTCTCTGTGGGCGATAACTGGATAAAAATCCCCAAGTGCAAGCCCATAAGGGCTAAAGTGCATCGTGAAATAGTGGGTAAGGTGAAGTCTATCACCCTGAGCAGAACGCTAACCGGCAAGTATTTTGCCTCCATATTGGCTGATGATACCCAGGAACAACCAAAACAGATTGATAATCTTGAAGCTAATCAGGTTGTCGGTGTTGATATGGGGATTACTGATCTGGCTATCACCAGTACCGGCCATAAGACTGGCAATCCTCGCTTTCTGAAAAAAGCACAACGTAACCTGAAAAGAAAACAACAGGCTCTATCTCGCTGCAAGAAAGGCTCAAAAGGTAGGCACAAAGCCCGTTTATTGGTGGCAAAGGCGCATGAGCGTGTAGCCTTTGCCCGTAATGATTTTCAGCATAAGCTATCAAAACAACTCATCGACGAAAACCAAGCGGTGATTGTGGAGACACTGAAAGTTAAAAACATGCTCAAGAACAAGCGCCTTGCTCGTTCTATTGCTGATGCTGGCTGGCATTCACTGATAACCAAACTCGAATACAAGGCAAAGCAGGAAGGTAAACATCTGGTGAAGATAGACCAGTGGTTTGCATCCTCTAAAACTTGCTCAGTCTGCGATTTGAAACAGGAAAAAATGCCATTGAGAATCCGATCATGGGAGTGTAGCTGTGGTGCTATCCATGACCGGGATATTAATGCAGCTCGCAATATCAAGAAGCAAGGCATATTGAAATTAAAGGCGGAAGGACTGTCCGTTTCTGCTGATGGAGGCTTGCGTAAATCCGGCATACTGTCGGTTGCTGCCTAA
- a CDS encoding OprD family porin, translating into MKLFAKSALCAAIATSVFTVSAQAEITTTDPSFKLTYKNYFWKQKDTAGEPKYYRDEWVQALVADIDTGYVNDIIGAVITAGATNTFHAKKGTSISNIAVGGDGKYNDIGGFQQAFLKAKYQLSGVDLKGSHGVKKRSYELYGNSGSRILLGSSYGSDASVQFKDLTLYGSNITGASNRNESKFHHDLTIDGKDTKVQILGAQYSIAGVGLTGEQLIVKDYLKKHFAKVDYTFDFGEGRSLDTDIRYGKAVDDGGLYNGKLNSSYVNLNATYNFNNAYVGFGYNKVSGDDWNDSVGDQGNAGTFNSSLSQWADYDTEGEQAYLITAGYNFADQGLPGLSIDAYAAKGSDSKTYGSDFDRNEWSTYVSYSFDGKLKGLSIAWLHVNYNFDGTALKDIAGSDTKKGDVEKSRDTSNRFYLKYSVAVF; encoded by the coding sequence ATGAAATTATTTGCCAAAAGTGCACTTTGTGCTGCAATCGCAACGAGCGTGTTCACCGTTTCTGCCCAGGCTGAAATAACGACTACTGATCCAAGTTTTAAATTAACTTACAAAAACTATTTCTGGAAACAAAAAGATACTGCGGGAGAACCAAAGTACTATCGCGATGAATGGGTACAAGCGCTTGTTGCCGATATCGACACGGGTTATGTTAATGACATTATCGGTGCAGTGATTACGGCGGGTGCGACGAATACTTTCCACGCAAAAAAAGGAACCAGTATTTCTAACATCGCTGTTGGCGGTGATGGTAAATACAATGACATTGGCGGGTTTCAGCAGGCATTCCTGAAAGCTAAATACCAGCTTAGCGGGGTCGATCTGAAAGGCTCACACGGTGTTAAAAAACGTAGTTACGAGCTCTATGGTAACTCAGGTTCTCGTATCTTGCTTGGCAGCTCCTACGGTTCTGATGCTTCCGTTCAGTTTAAAGACCTGACTCTGTATGGCTCTAATATCACGGGTGCCAGTAACCGTAATGAATCCAAGTTTCATCATGACTTAACCATTGATGGTAAAGACACTAAGGTTCAAATCCTTGGTGCGCAATACTCTATTGCCGGGGTAGGCTTGACGGGTGAACAACTCATCGTCAAAGATTATCTGAAAAAGCACTTTGCCAAAGTCGATTACACCTTTGATTTCGGCGAAGGTCGTTCTTTAGATACAGATATTCGCTACGGTAAAGCCGTTGATGATGGCGGCCTTTATAATGGCAAACTCAACTCTTCCTATGTAAACCTGAACGCCACATATAACTTCAATAATGCTTATGTTGGTTTTGGTTACAACAAAGTAAGTGGTGATGATTGGAATGATAGTGTGGGCGATCAGGGTAATGCGGGTACTTTTAACTCTTCACTGTCACAGTGGGCTGACTATGATACCGAGGGTGAGCAGGCTTACCTGATCACCGCCGGTTATAATTTTGCCGATCAGGGCCTGCCTGGATTAAGTATCGACGCTTATGCCGCAAAAGGCTCCGATTCTAAAACTTATGGAAGTGATTTTGATCGTAATGAATGGTCTACCTACGTTTCCTATAGCTTTGATGGTAAGTTAAAAGGACTGTCCATCGCATGGTTGCATGTGAATTACAACTTTGATGGCACAGCATTAAAAGATATCGCCGGAAGCGACACGAAAAAAGGCGACGTTGAAAAGAGCCGCGATACTTCAAACCGTTTCTATCTGAAGTACTCTGTTGCTGTTTTCTAA
- the argE gene encoding acetylornithine deacetylase, with product MSVSIQPDLRSALSRLIELPSVSSTQPALDMGNLPVIHELADWFDSMGFQCEIMPVPGLSGKANLIATLGQGPGGLVLAGHTDTVPYNEQLWQTDPFRLVEKNNRFYGLGSCDMKGFFPLIMEAARAFREDDLKAPLIVLATADEESSMSGARALVTAGHPEARYAVIGEPTGLTPIYMHKGIMMERIRVVGQSGHSSNPALGKNALETTHKVISEVMAFRAELAEQYNNPGFSIPSPTMNLGCIHGGDNPNRICGQCELDFDVRLLPGMDSNDIRLKLNNRLQPIARTDNVTLNLEPIQACVDPFSGLADSELVKTCETLTGHKAQSAVFTTEAPFFSQMGMDTVVLGPGDIDQAHQPDEFLGLDRIEPTISLLKALIRQYCLKCP from the coding sequence ATGTCTGTAAGCATTCAGCCCGATTTACGATCAGCCCTTTCCCGTCTGATTGAGCTGCCTTCTGTCAGCTCTACCCAACCGGCACTGGATATGGGTAATCTGCCCGTCATTCATGAGCTGGCGGACTGGTTTGACAGCATGGGGTTTCAGTGTGAAATCATGCCGGTTCCGGGACTCTCCGGGAAAGCTAACCTTATTGCCACCCTGGGGCAGGGTCCGGGAGGGCTGGTTCTGGCCGGACACACTGACACCGTTCCCTACAACGAACAGCTCTGGCAAACCGATCCTTTCAGGCTGGTAGAAAAAAACAATCGCTTTTACGGGCTTGGCAGTTGTGACATGAAGGGCTTTTTTCCATTGATTATGGAAGCTGCCAGAGCGTTTAGAGAAGACGACCTGAAAGCCCCTCTGATTGTCCTTGCGACAGCAGACGAAGAGTCTTCCATGTCAGGCGCAAGGGCCCTGGTAACCGCAGGACACCCCGAGGCTCGTTATGCCGTCATCGGGGAACCCACCGGCTTAACTCCGATTTATATGCACAAAGGCATTATGATGGAACGCATCCGGGTGGTGGGTCAGTCAGGACATTCCAGCAATCCGGCGCTGGGGAAAAATGCGCTGGAAACCACGCACAAAGTGATTTCCGAAGTGATGGCCTTCCGGGCAGAGCTGGCTGAGCAATACAATAACCCCGGATTTTCCATTCCTTCCCCCACCATGAACCTTGGCTGTATTCATGGTGGTGACAACCCCAACCGTATCTGTGGGCAGTGCGAGCTTGATTTTGATGTCCGGTTATTGCCCGGTATGGATAGCAATGACATTCGTTTAAAACTGAATAACAGGCTGCAACCTATTGCCCGTACCGATAACGTAACGCTGAACCTGGAACCCATCCAGGCCTGTGTTGACCCATTTTCAGGCCTTGCCGACTCTGAGCTGGTTAAAACCTGTGAAACACTGACCGGACATAAAGCCCAGTCCGCCGTGTTCACGACAGAGGCGCCTTTTTTCAGCCAGATGGGAATGGATACTGTGGTTTTGGGTCCTGGTGATATTGATCAGGCTCATCAGCCGGATGAATTTCTTGGCCTTGACCGGATCGAACCGACAATAAGTTTGTTAAAAGCCCTGATCAGGCAGTATTGTCTCAAATGCCCATAG
- the tnpA gene encoding IS200/IS605 family transposase has product MCAHNKDLLKGYLRKRHSVTKLVVHLVFTTKYRRKLFDGYMIKQLRESFESACEKLECQLLEMDGEKDHVHLLVTYPPKLAISVMVNNLKSTSSRRLRMLNTHLTAQSKAGLMWSRSYFACSAGGATIETLKDYVNSQSTPD; this is encoded by the coding sequence GTGTGCGCACACAATAAAGATTTGCTTAAAGGGTATCTTCGCAAACGACATAGCGTTACCAAGCTGGTTGTTCATTTGGTGTTCACGACAAAGTACAGGCGAAAGCTTTTTGATGGCTATATGATCAAGCAGTTACGGGAGTCGTTCGAGAGTGCATGTGAAAAACTGGAATGCCAGTTACTTGAAATGGATGGCGAAAAAGATCACGTACACCTGTTGGTGACCTACCCACCAAAACTGGCTATCAGTGTCATGGTAAATAATCTCAAATCAACATCATCAAGACGATTGCGAATGCTGAATACCCACCTTACTGCTCAGAGCAAAGCAGGCTTAATGTGGTCAAGGTCTTACTTTGCTTGCAGTGCTGGCGGTGCAACTATCGAGACTCTGAAGGACTACGTTAATAGCCAGAGTACACCAGATTGA
- the argA gene encoding amino-acid N-acetyltransferase has protein sequence MNDFSPEYVKFFRQSSPYIHAHHGKTFVITLGGEALAHENLTNIINDIALLSSLGVRMVLVYGARPQIESRLKEKGLKSAYYQNRRITDKQSLECVMDAVGNLRALIESLLSSSLVNSPMQGASIRVVSGNFVTAKPLGVLDGKDFQHTGEVRRIDDKAIHQLLDNNYIVLLPCLGLSPTGEVFNIEVEELATHTAIHLKAEKLILFGRHGGITSEDGQLISQLSPATAKQYLDKLGQKDDQLHLARLLSSSINACLGGVERAQMVNFQEDGSLLLELFTRDGRGTMVSHDRYEEIRTATIEDVTGILELIKPMEKAGVLRRRSRKELEREISLFRVIDLDGTIIGCAAIHPFSGEKTAELACLVVHPEYRRNQRGDSLLEAIVEQAKQQKFEQVFVLTTQTIHWFMERGFKEVDAKALPPEKRRQYNVKRQSKILALAI, from the coding sequence GTGAATGATTTCAGCCCCGAATACGTAAAGTTCTTTCGTCAGTCTTCTCCCTATATTCATGCCCACCATGGCAAAACATTTGTCATTACGCTGGGGGGAGAAGCTCTGGCCCATGAAAATCTCACCAACATCATTAATGACATTGCCCTGCTGAGTAGTCTGGGGGTGCGTATGGTGCTGGTCTATGGCGCACGCCCCCAGATTGAAAGCCGACTGAAAGAAAAAGGGCTTAAGTCAGCCTATTACCAGAACCGCCGCATTACCGACAAACAGAGCCTTGAGTGCGTTATGGATGCCGTGGGTAATCTGCGGGCATTGATTGAGTCACTTCTGTCTTCCAGCCTGGTCAACTCCCCCATGCAGGGTGCCAGCATTCGTGTTGTCAGTGGTAACTTTGTGACCGCTAAACCATTGGGCGTGCTTGATGGAAAGGATTTTCAGCATACGGGCGAAGTACGCCGCATTGATGACAAGGCCATCCACCAGCTGCTGGACAATAATTACATTGTGCTACTGCCCTGCCTCGGCCTGTCACCAACAGGCGAAGTGTTCAATATTGAAGTAGAAGAACTGGCGACCCATACCGCTATTCACTTAAAAGCTGAGAAGCTTATTCTGTTTGGCAGACATGGGGGAATAACCAGCGAGGACGGTCAGTTAATCAGCCAGTTATCCCCAGCCACTGCAAAGCAGTATCTGGATAAGCTGGGACAGAAGGATGACCAGCTTCATCTTGCACGCCTCTTGTCGTCTTCTATCAATGCCTGTCTTGGTGGGGTAGAGCGAGCCCAGATGGTGAATTTTCAGGAAGACGGTTCCCTGCTGCTGGAGCTTTTTACCAGAGATGGCAGAGGCACAATGGTATCCCACGATCGTTATGAGGAAATTCGCACAGCCACCATTGAAGATGTTACCGGCATTCTTGAACTGATCAAGCCTATGGAAAAGGCGGGCGTTCTCAGGCGTCGATCCAGAAAAGAGCTGGAACGGGAAATCAGCCTGTTCCGGGTCATTGATCTTGATGGCACGATAATTGGCTGTGCAGCCATTCACCCTTTCTCCGGAGAGAAAACAGCCGAACTGGCCTGTCTGGTAGTGCACCCGGAATATCGCAGAAATCAGCGTGGAGATAGCTTGTTGGAAGCGATTGTAGAACAGGCAAAACAACAAAAGTTCGAACAGGTTTTTGTTTTAACGACGCAAACCATCCACTGGTTTATGGAGCGGGGCTTTAAAGAGGTAGACGCTAAGGCACTGCCACCTGAGAAAAGACGGCAGTACAACGTTAAACGGCAATCGAAAATACTGGCTCTGGCCATTTAA